CTTCGCCGCGGTCCACTCGCCGATCTTCTGGCCGGCGAGGAAGTTGTCGGTCGCGAACGTGATGTCGACCGACTCGGGGTCGGCCGGCGGGGTGTCGAGCGCGATGACGAACAGGCCGGCGTCGCGGGCCTTGACGAGCGCGTCCTCGACGGCCGGGCCGTTGGGGGTGATCAGGATGCCGGCGTCGCCCTTGGAGATGGCGTTCTCGACGGCCTGGATCTGGCTGTCCTCGTCGCCGTCCTCCTTGCCGGCGGCCATGGTGAGCTCGACGCCCAGGTCCTCGGCGGCGGCCTCGGCGCCGTCCTGCATGGCGACGAAGAAGGGGTTCGTGGTGGTCTTCACGATGAGCGAGACGCCGACGGTGTCGTCGCCGCCATCCGACGATCCGGTGGCTGTGCCGGACGCGCATCCGGTGAAGGCGAGTGCGGTGGCCGCGGCGAGCGCGCCCACTGCGATCAGGCGGCGGCGAACGGCGCCGGGTGCTGCGTGATTCATCGACGAATCTCCTCTGGTCGTGGGTGACCGTTGTCGCCCTGACAACGATGTCACGTTAGGTCTAGACCATGTCGATGTGTATAGTCAAGTCCACTTGGCACATTGGAGAGCAGATCGTGACATCGTTGTCAGAGGACACGTCGGGCTCCGGGGGCGGCCGCTCCCGGCCGACGATGCGACATGTCGCCGCGCTCGCGGGCGTCGGCGTGAAGACCGTCTCGCGCGTGATCAACGGCGAGCCGAACGTCTCGGCGGCGACGATCGCGAAGGTGACGGCCGCGGCACGCACGCTCGACTACCAGCCCGACCTGCACGCCGGCAACCTCCGCCGCGCCGACGGACGCACTCGCACCCTCGGCCTGCTCGTCGGCAGCGTCGACAACCCGTTCGCCGGGGCCGTGCACCGTGCCGTCGAGGACGCCGCCCTCGAGCACGGCGTCGCCGTCTTCGCGTCGAGCCTCGACGACGACCCCGACCGCGAGCAGGAGGCGGTCGCCGCGTTCCTGCGACGACGCGTCGACGGGCTCATCCTCACCACCGTCTCCGACAGCCAGGCCTACCTCGCTCCCGAGCTCCGGCGCGGCACGCCAGTGGTCTTCGTCGACCGCGAGCCGGCCGGGATCACCTCCGACGCCGTCGTCAGCGACAACGCCGACGGCGCCGCACTCGCCACCCGTCACCTGCTCGAGCACGGACACCGCCGGCTCGCCTACCTCGGCGACAAGGCCGGCATCCAGACCGCCCGCGAACGACGCCGCGGCTTCCTCGAGGAACTCGGCCGGGCCGGCGTCGCCACGCGCGACCTGCCCGTCATCGAGAACCTGCACGACGAGGAATCCGCCCGCGCCGCGACGATCGCCCTGTTCGAGGCGCCGAATCCACCCACCGCCATCTTCAGCAGCCAGAACCTCGTCACCATCGGGGTCATCCGCGGCCTGCGCGAGCTCGGCCGGCACCACGACACCGCGCTGGTCGGGTTCGACGACGTGCCGCTCGGCGACCTCCTCGACCCGGGGGTCACCGTGGTCGCCCAGGACCCCCAGGGCATCGGGCGCATCGCCGCCGAGCGCGTGTTCGCGCGGCTCGACGGCGACCACTCGCCCGCAGCACGTACGATCGTGCCCACCCGACTGATCGAACGCGGCTCAGGCGAGATCCGTCCGGGCGAGGAAGGCTGACCGGATGACCGACGCGAACCCCACGGCCGCCACGCCCTCCGCGAGCACTCCTGCGCGGCGGGTCACCGTCGTCGGCGACGCCCTCATCGACGAGCTGCGCGATGAGCACGGCTCCCGCGAGTTCGTCGGCGGCGCCGCCCTCAACGTGGCCGTCGGCCTCAGGGTGCTCGGCGAGGACGTCACCCTTGTCGCGATGCTCGGCGACGACGAACCCGCCGAACGCATCCGCGCCTACCTGCGCGACTACGGCGTGCGGCTCGTCGAGAGTCCCTCGGCGTACGGCACCTCTCGGGCGGTCTCGGATCGCACCGACGGGGAGCCCCGCTACGAGTTCAACGAGGCCGCGAAGCGGCGCGGCATCCGCTTCGATACCGCGGTGCGCGCCGCGCTCGACGACGCCGACCTCGTCGTGGTGAGTTGCTACCCGTTCGACGACGGTGCGCAGTACGCCGCGCTGCTCGACGCGGTGGCACGGCCCGAGCAGCGGCTCGTGGTCGACGGCAACCCCCGCGCGGGCATGCTCGCCGACCGGGCGGCGTTCCTCGCGAACTTCGAGCACCTCGCCGCGCGGTCGCTTCTCGTGAAGGTGGGTGACGAGGACGCGGAGCTGCTGCTCGGCGACTCGCTCGCCGAATTCGTGCAACGGCTCGGCGGCGATGCGGGTGGGACCACCGGACATGGCGGTGGCGCCATCCTCGCCACGGCCGGTCGCGCCGGCGCCGACCTGCACGCCGACGGCTCGTCGGTGCACGCCGACATCGTCACGCTGCCCGGCCCCGTCGTCGACACGATGGGCGCCGGCGACGCCACACTCTCGGCGGTCGTGCACCACATCGCGGCCAACGGCGTGCCGCAGACGACGGATGCCTGGACCGACGCCCTGCACGAGGCCATGACGATCGCCGCGGCCACCGTGCGGCACGAGGGCGCCCTGCTGCGGACCCCGGCGCACGACCCGGTCTTCCCGAGCTGACGGACTGCGCGTTCGCCGCGGCACACGCCGCCGCCCGACATCGAGAGGTCGCGGGTGGCCGTATCCGTGGCCAGGTGAGCGCCGTCTGTGACCGCTCGGCGCGTCGTGGCGGCGCGGCGGTGCGGGGCGGCGCGGCGAGCCGCCGCGCGCCGCCGCGCCGGCGTGCGGCATCCGCCCCTTGCATTGTCCGGCGGACACTGCGTAGCATCGCCGCCGTCGACTGACAACGATGTCACGAGTCAACCGTGACACGCGCGATGAAGGGCGAAACAGACGATGACGACGAAATCACGATGGGCGACAAGCGCGACGGTGACGGCCGTCGCCGCGCTGGTCGCCGGCCTCTTGGGAACAGCACCGGCCGACGCGGCGGAGCCACCGGCCCCCGACCCCGCGAGCGAGCAGTACCGCCCGTACCTGCACTTCTCCCCGGAGCGCAACTGGATGAACGACCCCAACGGCCTCGTCTACGAGGACGGCACGTGGCACCTGTTCTTCCAGCACAACCCGTACGGCACCCGCTGGGGCAACATGAGCTGGGGCCACGCGACGAGCACCGACCTCGTGCACTGGGAGGAGCAGCCGCTCGCGATCCCGCAGACGTTCGACGCGAACGGCGTCGCGATCGAGGACATCTTCTCGGGCTCGGTCGTGCTCGACGAGCAGAACACGAGCGGCCTCGGCACGGCCGAGAACCCGCCGATGGTGGCGATCTACACGAGCGCGTACACCCCGGCGCATCCGACGCTCGCCGGCCGCCAGGCGCAGTCGCTCGCGTACAGCCTCGACCACGGGCAGACGTGGACGAAGTACGAGGGCAACCCGGTGTACGACCGGGGCTCGTCGAACTTCCGCGACCCGAAGGTCTTCCGCTACACGAACCCGCAGACGGGCGAGTCCTACTGGGTCATGGCCGCCGTCGAGGCGCTGCAGTACCAGGTCGTGCTCTCGCGCAGCGACGACCTCAAGACGTGGACGCACCTCAGCGACTTCGGCCCGGCCAACGCCACGGGCGGCATCTGGGAGTGCCCCGACCTGTTCCCGCTCGCGGTCGACGGCGACCCGGCGAACACCAAGTGGGTGCTCGTCGTGAACCTCAACCCGGGCAGCGTCGCGGGCGGCTCGGGCGGGCAGTACTTCGTGGGCGACTTCGACGGCACCACCTTCACGTCCGAGAGCACGGTAGCGGATGACGCGGTGCCGGCGGGTGAGGTCTTCGCCGGCTTCGACGACGGCACGTACGACGGCTGGACCGTCGCGAACGAGCCCGGCAACTGGAAGAACGGCCCGTTCGGCGACGCCCCCGCAGCCGGGACGCTGCCCGGCCAGAACGCGGTGAGCGGATTCATCGGCGCGGGCCTCGTCAACGGCTTCAACGACTTCGACTGGCCGGTCGGCACGCTCGAGTCGCCGACGTTCACCGTCGACCAGCCGTTCGTGAACCTCCTCGTCGGCGGCGGCAACCACCCGCACGTCGACGGCACCCAGCTCGGCAACGAGCCGCCCGCCGGGCGCCTGCTGTTCGACGGCTTCGAGTTCCCCGACGGCACGACGCTCGCCGACACCGGGTGGACGGCGACCGGCGACCTCGCGGTCGATCCGAACCGCAACCCGTCGACGGCCGGCGGCGACTACTACCTCGGCCAGAAGCGCATCAACACGTGGGAGGGCGGCCCGAAGGGCGATGACAACCTCGGCGACCTCACGTCGCCGGCGTTCACCATCCAGTCCGGCGAGGACCACCTCTCGTTCCTCCTCGGCGGCGGCAAGCGGTTCAACGGCACGCTCGAGGTGCGCCTCCTCGTCGACGGCGAGGTCGTGCGCACGGCCACCGGCCCCGAGGGCGGCGCGCTCAACTGGCAGTCGTGGGACGTCTCGGAGTTCGCCGGCCGTGATGCGCGGTTCCAGGTGCACGACGACGCGACGGGCGGCTGGGGCCACCTCACCGTCGACCACCTCGTCCTCGGCGCCGAGCCGGCGCTGCCGCGGTCGGAGGAGACGTCGGTCAGCCTCGTCGTCGACGGCGAGGTCGTGCGCACGGCGACCGGGCGCAACAGCGAGACCCTCGACTGGGTGAGCTGGGACGTCGCCGAGTACGCCGGCCGCGAGGCATCCGTCCGCATCGTCGACAACAACCGGTTCGGCTGGGGGCACGTGCTCGCCGACCAGGTGATGTTCTCGGATGCTGCGGCCGCGCCTCGCCTCGAGGGCTACGACTGGCTCGATTGGGGCCGGGACTACTACGCGACGGTGTCGTTCTCGAACGCGCCCGACGGCCGGCGGGTGATGCTCGGCTGGATGAACAACTGGGACTACGCGAACGATATCCCGACCGGGACGTGGCGAAGCGCCAACACGCTGCCCCGCGACGTGCGGCTCGTGTCGACGCCCGAGGGCCCGCGCCTCGCGCAGCAGGTCGTGCCCGAGTTCGCGCAGCTCGAGCAGACCGATCGGGCGTACACGGATGCCTCGCGGCCGATCGCCGACGGCTCGGAGACGCTGCCCGTGGCGGGCGACGTCGTGCGCATCGACGCGGTGCTCCGGCCCGGTGACGCCGACGCGGTCGGGCTGAGCGTGCTCGGCGACGACGAGGCGTCGACGCGCATCGGGTACGACGCGGCATCCGGCCGCCTGTTCGTCGACCGGCGCAACTCGGGGAGCACCGCGTTCCACCCGGCATTCCCGTCGCTCGACGATGCGCCGGTGGCGCTCCGCGAGGACGGAACCGTGGCGATCACCGCGTACGTCGACCGGTCCTCGGTCGAGGCCTTCACCGCCGACGGGCGCACGACGATCACCGACCAGGTGTTCCCGAACGCCGGCGCCGACGCGATCGGCCTGTGGGCCGACGGTGACGGCGCGACGCTCGAGTCGCTCACGGTGACGCCGCTGCACGGCGCGATGTACAAGGAGGCCGGCGTGGACGATGCGACGGCCGCGCCGCCCACCGCCCAGCTCTCGTCGACGTCGGGGCCGAAGTCGGCCGACAAGGACGGCGACTACCTCGTGAAGGCGAAGCTCGGCAAGGGCCAGCCGACCACGGTGGTGCGGCTCGTCGAGGGCGACTCGGTGATCGGCCGCGTGTACCGCACGGCCGACGACGGGCGGATGGTGCAGTTCCCGATCACGCATGCCGCGCCCGGCGAGCACCACTACCGGGTCGAGCTCGAGAACTCGGCCGGCACGACCGACGGGGGCTCCCTCGTCGTGCGCGTCGCCGGCTGAGCCATGGGGGCGGGGTGCGGCGCTGCTGACCGCCGCACCCCGCTCGCCGAGGCGCGGCGTGCGCGCGGCCACCGCATGCCTCACCGCCGCGGCGCAGCGCATCGTGCCCGTGTCCCCCGATCTCGGGTGATGGACGCCGACGGCCGCTGGCCTCAGAATGGCAGGATGGGGCGCCGAAGGCGATGCACCCCGGCGACGCTGGAGGCGTCGCCGTAATGGACCGCGCCGCCGGACTTCCGATCCGAACGCCAGACCAGCGGCTCCGGGTCTTCGTCAGCTCCACCCTGAAGGAGCTCGAACCAGAGCGCCGTGCCGCTCGGGCGGCGATCGAGCGGCTGCGACTCGCACCGGTGATGTTCGAGCTCGGCGCGCGGCCGCACCCGCCGCAGCAGCTCTACCGCGCCTACCTCGACCAGAGCGACGTGTTCGTCGGCATCTACTGGGAGCACTACGGCTGGATCGCGCCCGGCGAGGAGGTCTCTGGCCTCGAGGACGAGTACCTGCTCGCGCCGCGCGACATGCCTAAGCTGATCTACCTGAAGCAGCCGGCGCAGCGCGATGAGCGGCTCGACGAGCTCCTCGGCCGCATCCGCGACGACGACACCGCCTCGTACACCCCGTTCTCGACCAGCGAGCAACTGGCCGACCTCATCACGGCCGACCTCGCGACACTGCTCGCCGAGCGGTTCGACGCGTCGCGGGCGGCGTCCGTGGGGTCCGGCGGAGTCGGCGCGGCGGGGAAGCCCGGCGCGGCTGCGGCATCCGGCCCGGCGGCCGCATCCGGCGACCCCGCGGCATCCGCTGCCTCGGCCGGCGAGCACGACGCGAGCACCTCGGGAACCGACCACATCCCCGTGCCGTACACCGAGGCCGTCGGCCGCGACCGCGAGGTGGCGACGCTGCTCGACTGGCTCGGCCACGGCGCGGAGCGCATCATCACGCTGGTCGGTCCGGGCGGCATCGGCAAGAGCCGGCTGGCGATCGAGGTGGCGCGCAGCGCGGGCGAGCCGTTCGACCGGGTGACGTTCGTCGCCCTCGAGCACGTGCTCGACCCGGCCGACGTGCTGCCCGCGATCGCCCGCGAGCTCGGCGTGCGCGACGCCGGCGACCAGCCACTCAGCCGCCAGCTCGGCGCAGCCCGCGCCGGCCGGCGCGACCTCATCGTGCTCGACAGCTTCGAGCAGGTGATCTCGGCGGCCGGCGACGTGATGGCCCTGCTCAACGACCTGCCCGACGCGACGTTCCTCGTCACGAGCCGCGCTCGACTCCGGGTGCGCGGTGAGCGCGTGTTCGACGTGGAGCCACTCGGGCTCCCGCCCGACCCGGCACGCGCCTCACTCGAGGCCATCTCCACGGCCGACGCGGTGCGGC
This DNA window, taken from Agromyces sp. 3263, encodes the following:
- a CDS encoding LacI family DNA-binding transcriptional regulator, with amino-acid sequence MRHVAALAGVGVKTVSRVINGEPNVSAATIAKVTAAARTLDYQPDLHAGNLRRADGRTRTLGLLVGSVDNPFAGAVHRAVEDAALEHGVAVFASSLDDDPDREQEAVAAFLRRRVDGLILTTVSDSQAYLAPELRRGTPVVFVDREPAGITSDAVVSDNADGAALATRHLLEHGHRRLAYLGDKAGIQTARERRRGFLEELGRAGVATRDLPVIENLHDEESARAATIALFEAPNPPTAIFSSQNLVTIGVIRGLRELGRHHDTALVGFDDVPLGDLLDPGVTVVAQDPQGIGRIAAERVFARLDGDHSPAARTIVPTRLIERGSGEIRPGEEG
- a CDS encoding PfkB family carbohydrate kinase is translated as MTDANPTAATPSASTPARRVTVVGDALIDELRDEHGSREFVGGAALNVAVGLRVLGEDVTLVAMLGDDEPAERIRAYLRDYGVRLVESPSAYGTSRAVSDRTDGEPRYEFNEAAKRRGIRFDTAVRAALDDADLVVVSCYPFDDGAQYAALLDAVARPEQRLVVDGNPRAGMLADRAAFLANFEHLAARSLLVKVGDEDAELLLGDSLAEFVQRLGGDAGGTTGHGGGAILATAGRAGADLHADGSSVHADIVTLPGPVVDTMGAGDATLSAVVHHIAANGVPQTTDAWTDALHEAMTIAAATVRHEGALLRTPAHDPVFPS
- a CDS encoding GH32 C-terminal domain-containing protein; its protein translation is MTTKSRWATSATVTAVAALVAGLLGTAPADAAEPPAPDPASEQYRPYLHFSPERNWMNDPNGLVYEDGTWHLFFQHNPYGTRWGNMSWGHATSTDLVHWEEQPLAIPQTFDANGVAIEDIFSGSVVLDEQNTSGLGTAENPPMVAIYTSAYTPAHPTLAGRQAQSLAYSLDHGQTWTKYEGNPVYDRGSSNFRDPKVFRYTNPQTGESYWVMAAVEALQYQVVLSRSDDLKTWTHLSDFGPANATGGIWECPDLFPLAVDGDPANTKWVLVVNLNPGSVAGGSGGQYFVGDFDGTTFTSESTVADDAVPAGEVFAGFDDGTYDGWTVANEPGNWKNGPFGDAPAAGTLPGQNAVSGFIGAGLVNGFNDFDWPVGTLESPTFTVDQPFVNLLVGGGNHPHVDGTQLGNEPPAGRLLFDGFEFPDGTTLADTGWTATGDLAVDPNRNPSTAGGDYYLGQKRINTWEGGPKGDDNLGDLTSPAFTIQSGEDHLSFLLGGGKRFNGTLEVRLLVDGEVVRTATGPEGGALNWQSWDVSEFAGRDARFQVHDDATGGWGHLTVDHLVLGAEPALPRSEETSVSLVVDGEVVRTATGRNSETLDWVSWDVAEYAGREASVRIVDNNRFGWGHVLADQVMFSDAAAAPRLEGYDWLDWGRDYYATVSFSNAPDGRRVMLGWMNNWDYANDIPTGTWRSANTLPRDVRLVSTPEGPRLAQQVVPEFAQLEQTDRAYTDASRPIADGSETLPVAGDVVRIDAVLRPGDADAVGLSVLGDDEASTRIGYDAASGRLFVDRRNSGSTAFHPAFPSLDDAPVALREDGTVAITAYVDRSSVEAFTADGRTTITDQVFPNAGADAIGLWADGDGATLESLTVTPLHGAMYKEAGVDDATAAPPTAQLSSTSGPKSADKDGDYLVKAKLGKGQPTTVVRLVEGDSVIGRVYRTADDGRMVQFPITHAAPGEHHYRVELENSAGTTDGGSLVVRVAG